A genomic window from Solanum stenotomum isolate F172 chromosome 10, ASM1918654v1, whole genome shotgun sequence includes:
- the LOC125842467 gene encoding protein AE7, producing the protein MVSELINANPVVYEKKERRDRGARAVLDEYAAEPIDQLEIFDHIRDIKDPEHPYSLEELKVITENAVDVDDQRSYVRVTFMPTVEHCSMATVIGLCLRVKLMRSLPSRYKVDIRVAPGSHATEAAVNKQLNDKERVAAALENPNLVDMVDECLAPSYA; encoded by the exons ATGGTTTCTGAATTAATAAATGCCAACCCTGTTGTGTATGAAAAGAAGGAGCGGCGAGATAGAGGTGCCAGAGCTGTTCTGGATGAATATGCAGCTGAACCTATCGACCAGCTAGAAATTTTTG ACCATATTAGAGATATAAAAGATCCAGAGCATCCCTATTCACTGGAAGAGCTGAAAGTTATAACAGAAAATGCGGTTGACGTAGATGACCAGCGAAGCTATGTAAG GGTCACATTCATGCCTACTGTGGAACATTGCAGCATGGCGACTGTTATTGGATTATGCTTGCGTGTGAAGCTTATGCGAAGTTTGCCTTCCCGTTATAAG GTCGATATTAGAGTAGCACCTGGGAGTCATGCTACAGAAGCTGCAG TAAATAAGCAGTTGAATGATAAAGAACGCGTAGCTGCCGCATTGGAGAACCCTAACCTCGTTGACATGGTTGACGAATGCCTCGCTCCATCGTATGCATGA